In the Candidatus Binatia bacterium genome, one interval contains:
- a CDS encoding extracellular solute-binding protein, translating to MDRRWIVPAAGAVAVLLVVTPMLLSHFGGDRDEVVFWAMGSEAEVADSLLDGFRAAEPGIAVHVQRIPWSAAHEKLLTAYVAGAMPDVFQIGTTWVPEFAELGALEPMDERIASLPGGGKTFFPGALDTCVIGAKALAVPWYIDTRILFYRQDLLREAGVAEPPHEWQQWRDAMQKFRDAGDPAHPRYGAFLPIDEWQVPVALVLQQGGSLLRDNDCYGNMQSAEARRALGFYVDLFHSGLVPQRSAAQIANLYREFAQGYFAYFVSGPWSLSEVAKVFPVYALHDKWETAPLPAPHAAEGRFGVSIAGGADLAISPASPRKEKAWKLVRYLTAGHGAWDFRKKAEALPARREVYDHDRMSYQDRLQLSFVSQIENLATPPKIPEWERIAAKLTLHLERIVRGDATMDQGLADLDYDIDSILEKRRSLLASRGTPCTTPGPGART from the coding sequence GTGGATCGTCGCTGGATCGTTCCCGCCGCAGGCGCTGTCGCGGTGCTTCTCGTGGTCACTCCGATGTTGCTGTCCCACTTCGGCGGCGATCGGGACGAAGTCGTCTTCTGGGCGATGGGCAGCGAAGCCGAGGTGGCCGATTCGCTGCTGGACGGGTTTCGCGCCGCGGAGCCCGGCATCGCCGTGCACGTCCAGCGCATCCCGTGGAGCGCGGCGCACGAGAAACTGCTGACAGCCTACGTCGCCGGCGCGATGCCGGACGTGTTCCAGATCGGAACGACGTGGGTACCGGAGTTCGCCGAGCTGGGCGCCCTGGAGCCGATGGACGAGCGGATTGCGTCGCTTCCCGGCGGCGGCAAGACGTTCTTCCCCGGTGCGCTCGATACGTGCGTGATCGGCGCAAAGGCGCTTGCCGTGCCGTGGTACATCGACACGCGCATCCTGTTCTATCGCCAGGACCTGCTTCGCGAAGCCGGTGTCGCCGAGCCGCCGCACGAGTGGCAACAGTGGCGCGACGCGATGCAGAAGTTCCGCGACGCAGGCGATCCGGCGCATCCCCGCTATGGCGCTTTTCTGCCGATCGACGAATGGCAGGTGCCGGTCGCACTGGTGCTGCAGCAGGGCGGAAGCCTGCTTCGCGACAACGACTGCTACGGGAACATGCAGAGCGCCGAGGCGCGCCGCGCGCTCGGCTTCTACGTCGACCTGTTTCACAGCGGCCTGGTGCCGCAGCGCTCGGCGGCGCAGATTGCCAATCTTTACCGGGAGTTCGCGCAGGGCTACTTCGCGTATTTCGTCTCGGGGCCCTGGAGTCTCTCGGAAGTCGCAAAGGTCTTTCCCGTATACGCTCTGCACGACAAGTGGGAGACGGCTCCTCTGCCGGCTCCTCATGCAGCGGAGGGACGCTTCGGAGTCTCGATCGCCGGCGGCGCCGACCTGGCGATCTCGCCGGCGTCACCGCGCAAGGAAAAGGCCTGGAAGCTCGTTCGCTACCTGACAGCAGGCCATGGCGCGTGGGATTTCCGGAAAAAGGCCGAAGCTTTGCCGGCCAGGCGCGAGGTCTACGATCACGACAGGATGTCGTACCAGGACCGGCTCCAGCTCTCTTTCGTCTCGCAGATCGAGAACCTTGCCACTCCGCCGAAAATCCCCGAATGGGAGCGCATCGCCGCCAAGCTGACGCTGCATCTCGAGCGCATCGTGCGCGGCGACGCGACGATGGACCAGGGGCTGGCCGACCTCGACTACGACATCGACTCGATCCTGGAAAAACGCCGCTCGCTGCTCGCCTCCCGCGGCACGCCGTGCACGACCCCGGGCCCGGGGGCGAGAACATGA
- a CDS encoding sugar ABC transporter permease: MKARDARSTAGLLLAGPALALIVVFFFLPVAASLLLSVTDFDVYALANPHDLRFVALDNYRALLADPQFWTALRNTFYFVLVGGPLSIGVSLAAALLVDSRVARMKGLMRTVFFLPVTTTIVAVAVVWRYLYHPRFGLIDQALGAFGVRPVDWLGDPVWSMPAIILMAVWKNFGFNMIILLAGLQGIPERLYEAASLDGAGAWRRLRSITLPLLAPTLGFVSLLTAIGYFQLFAEPYVMTQGGPAGSTRSIVLLMYEEGFRWWNLGRAAAVAFLLFVVLLAATAIPVALRRLRRPALFATGEGVHR; this comes from the coding sequence ATGAAGGCCCGCGATGCCCGCAGCACAGCCGGTCTGCTGCTTGCCGGTCCTGCGCTCGCGTTGATCGTCGTGTTTTTCTTTCTCCCGGTTGCCGCGTCCCTGCTGCTGAGCGTCACCGATTTCGATGTCTACGCGCTGGCGAATCCTCACGACCTGCGCTTCGTCGCGCTCGACAACTACCGCGCGCTTCTTGCCGATCCCCAGTTCTGGACCGCGCTCCGCAATACTTTTTATTTCGTGCTCGTCGGCGGTCCGCTTTCGATCGGCGTCTCGCTGGCCGCCGCGCTGCTCGTCGACTCGCGCGTGGCGCGCATGAAAGGCCTCATGCGCACGGTGTTCTTCCTGCCGGTGACGACGACGATCGTCGCGGTCGCGGTGGTGTGGCGCTATCTTTACCACCCGCGGTTCGGGCTCATCGACCAGGCGCTGGGGGCATTCGGAGTAAGACCGGTGGACTGGCTCGGCGATCCGGTGTGGTCGATGCCGGCGATCATCCTCATGGCCGTGTGGAAGAACTTCGGTTTCAACATGATCATCCTGCTGGCCGGCCTGCAGGGGATTCCCGAGAGACTGTACGAAGCGGCCAGCCTCGACGGCGCCGGTGCGTGGCGCCGCCTTCGCTCCATCACGCTGCCTCTTCTAGCGCCGACTCTCGGCTTCGTCTCACTGCTGACCGCGATCGGCTACTTCCAGCTCTTCGCCGAGCCTTACGTAATGACGCAGGGCGGGCCCGCCGGCAGCACGCGCAGCATCGTGCTGCTGATGTACGAAGAGGGATTCCGCTGGTGGAACCTCGGCCGCGCGGCGGCCGTGGCATTCCTGCTCTTCGTCGTGCTGCTGGCGGCGACCGCGATTCCCGTGGCGCTGCGGCGACTTCGCAGACCGGCGCTTTTCGCGACGGGCGAAGGAGTCCATCGATGA
- a CDS encoding carbohydrate ABC transporter permease, whose translation MSRRSLAAAVAVNVLLVVAAALTLFPLLWMLSASLMPSGEALSIPPRLLPSAPTLEHYRDLFARLDLAHSIGASLFVSLAATFFSVCFNAMAGYAFAKLPFAGRENLRRLFLAALVIPGQVAMLPLFLLLRQMHLVGSWWGVVVPGMASIFGIFLVGQYAQSIPDALLDAARVDGASELRIFTEIALPLCRPILVTLAVATFMGTWNDFLWPLVVLSDDRLYTLPVALAGLFGEHVQDTELMMAGAVVTVIPVMLVFLLLQRYYVAGLTAGGLKG comes from the coding sequence ATGAGTCGCCGGAGCCTGGCCGCCGCAGTTGCCGTCAACGTGCTGCTCGTGGTTGCCGCCGCGCTGACGCTGTTCCCGCTGCTGTGGATGCTGTCGGCGTCGCTGATGCCGTCCGGCGAAGCGCTGTCGATCCCGCCCAGGCTTCTGCCGAGCGCACCGACGCTCGAGCACTACCGCGATCTTTTCGCCCGGCTGGACCTGGCTCATTCCATCGGCGCGAGCCTGTTCGTGTCGCTGGCGGCGACGTTTTTCTCCGTCTGCTTCAACGCGATGGCAGGCTATGCCTTCGCGAAGCTTCCGTTCGCCGGTCGCGAAAACCTGCGACGGCTTTTTCTGGCTGCGCTGGTCATCCCCGGGCAGGTCGCCATGCTTCCGCTGTTCCTGCTTCTGCGGCAGATGCACCTGGTGGGAAGCTGGTGGGGAGTCGTCGTGCCGGGCATGGCGAGCATCTTCGGAATCTTCCTCGTCGGGCAGTACGCGCAGTCGATTCCCGATGCGCTGCTCGACGCCGCGCGCGTCGACGGTGCAAGCGAGTTGCGCATCTTCACCGAGATTGCGCTTCCTCTTTGCCGGCCCATTCTCGTGACGCTCGCCGTCGCGACGTTCATGGGCACGTGGAACGATTTTCTCTGGCCCCTGGTCGTCTTGTCCGACGATCGGCTCTACACGCTTCCCGTCGCGCTGGCCGGACTGTTCGGAGAGCACGTGCAGGACACCGAGCTGATGATGGCCGGCGCAGTCGTGACCGTGATTCCTGTCATGCTCGTATTCCTGCTGCTGCAGCGCTACTACGTGGCGGGCCTGACGGCCGGTGGCCTCAAGGGCTGA
- a CDS encoding discoidin domain-containing protein — protein MLLLRRLALALLLLAAPLAPAPAGAESPAARAPGAMATGPVQVDSGEDASAWTALASPSAQASIVAGSGSEGGAICLDFDLGRGRSHAIARRNVSIDLPDDYMFVFRIRGDAEPNTIEIKFISGENVWWRRLPDYEIPHDWTELRVSRPRISFAWGPAGGGMPSHLDAIEIAVVAGKGGKGRLWIDEIRVEPRDERAAAEPPKVSTSSNGEDASHLLDGNEATAWYSASGDSAPEVTLDFHQPFELGGLEIDYVDAQIPRAYIVDASKDASDWQEIRRFTRARGPTDAVYTPDVYARFVRLRYSVGPGRTIAIREIRPQPFEFSASRNGFAAGIAAQAPPGQYPRYFSGEQSYWTVVGVADGKQEALINEEGSVEVDAGAFTLEPFVTTDDGVRTWKDATHEVRLEDGYLPIPTVVRRDGDLTLAITAFASGTPQAGTLYVRYRATAATERKLGLVVALRPFQVLPPWQALNRTGGVSTLTRISRTGSTIHADDRRVVALSKLDAFGAAAFEEGDITAFLADHSLPSSAAVDDSFGAASAALAWEFDVSSTPRDVWIAVPWARASVVAADAAGAEKALAETRGWWHGRLDSVDIELPRAEKAWVESLRSNLAYVLINRDGPAIQPGSRTYERSWIRDGAMTSSALLELGLAQEAKEFLRWFSGFVDRDGRVPCCVDARGADPVAENDSYGEFIWGVAEVWRFTRDRAFVQDLWPRVKAAAGYMNRLRATRMTEAYRSGDRHAMYGLLPESISHEGYSARPVHSYWDQAFALRGFTDAAMLAGVVGDNETEAALAADRDEFEKDWSASIRAVIEAHHMDVAPASVELADFDPTSTAVSFLLGSDHVYPRDVLERSWEKYARELGARRDAHSPGVGYTGYELRNAIALMLVGRKSDALALLGWMVSDQRPPAWHQWPEISWTVPTEPQFLGDLPHTWIGSTYVHALRSLMVMERDEEAGARRQPPSLLIGAGIPLSWLDGGETVRGRDLPTWFGPVSVSWSRDQGATAAAERPVRIDIASGGGLPGSSAAHGSGRRFEVPEGGIEVAAPFGADVDTVTVDGVVDRLEKGAVRVRRLPATVVFQYKPPLEKPW, from the coding sequence TTGCTTCTGCTTCGACGCCTCGCGCTTGCGCTCCTCCTGCTTGCGGCCCCGCTGGCGCCGGCGCCTGCTGGCGCCGAGTCGCCGGCCGCGCGGGCGCCAGGCGCAATGGCGACGGGCCCGGTACAGGTCGATTCCGGAGAAGACGCATCCGCGTGGACCGCGCTCGCGTCGCCGAGTGCGCAGGCGAGCATCGTTGCCGGAAGCGGCAGCGAAGGTGGCGCGATCTGCCTCGATTTCGATCTCGGCAGGGGACGAAGTCACGCGATCGCGCGCCGCAACGTCTCGATCGACCTTCCTGACGACTACATGTTCGTGTTCCGTATCCGCGGCGACGCGGAGCCGAACACGATCGAGATCAAGTTCATCTCCGGCGAAAACGTCTGGTGGAGGCGTCTGCCCGACTACGAGATTCCCCACGACTGGACGGAGCTGAGAGTTTCGCGTCCGCGCATTTCATTTGCGTGGGGACCTGCCGGCGGCGGCATGCCGTCGCACCTGGATGCGATCGAAATCGCAGTGGTCGCGGGCAAGGGCGGAAAGGGGCGACTGTGGATCGACGAGATCCGCGTCGAGCCGCGCGATGAGAGAGCGGCAGCCGAGCCTCCGAAGGTCAGCACCAGCTCCAACGGGGAAGATGCTTCGCATCTGCTCGACGGCAACGAGGCGACGGCGTGGTACAGTGCATCCGGCGACTCTGCGCCCGAGGTGACGCTGGATTTCCACCAGCCGTTCGAGCTCGGCGGCCTCGAGATCGACTACGTCGATGCGCAGATTCCGCGCGCGTACATCGTCGATGCGTCGAAGGACGCATCGGACTGGCAGGAGATCCGCCGGTTCACCAGGGCGCGGGGTCCGACGGACGCCGTTTATACTCCCGACGTCTACGCGCGATTCGTGAGGCTGCGCTACTCCGTCGGCCCCGGTCGCACCATCGCGATCCGCGAGATCCGTCCCCAGCCGTTCGAGTTCTCGGCTTCACGCAACGGATTTGCGGCCGGCATCGCCGCGCAGGCGCCGCCGGGACAGTATCCGCGCTATTTCTCCGGCGAGCAGAGCTACTGGACCGTCGTCGGCGTGGCCGACGGCAAGCAGGAGGCGCTCATCAACGAGGAAGGAAGCGTCGAAGTCGATGCCGGCGCCTTCACCCTCGAGCCTTTCGTCACCACGGACGACGGGGTGAGGACGTGGAAGGACGCTACCCACGAAGTCCGCCTCGAAGACGGCTACCTTCCGATACCCACCGTCGTTCGCCGCGACGGCGATCTCACGCTGGCAATCACGGCATTCGCATCGGGAACGCCACAGGCAGGAACCCTGTACGTGCGCTACCGCGCAACGGCGGCGACGGAGCGAAAGCTCGGCCTGGTGGTCGCGCTGCGGCCGTTCCAGGTGCTGCCGCCGTGGCAGGCACTCAATCGCACCGGCGGCGTATCCACGCTGACGCGGATTTCGCGCACCGGATCGACCATTCACGCCGACGATCGCCGTGTCGTTGCTCTGAGCAAACTCGACGCGTTCGGAGCGGCAGCCTTCGAGGAAGGCGACATCACGGCGTTTCTCGCCGATCATTCGCTGCCGTCTTCGGCGGCCGTCGACGATTCCTTCGGCGCCGCATCGGCCGCACTTGCGTGGGAGTTCGACGTTTCGAGCACGCCTCGCGATGTGTGGATCGCGGTGCCGTGGGCGCGCGCTTCCGTCGTCGCGGCGGATGCCGCGGGTGCGGAAAAGGCGCTCGCTGAGACCAGAGGCTGGTGGCACGGGCGCCTCGACAGCGTGGACATCGAGCTTCCGCGCGCGGAGAAAGCCTGGGTCGAGTCCTTGCGCAGCAATCTTGCCTACGTGCTGATCAACCGCGACGGCCCGGCGATCCAGCCTGGTTCGCGCACTTACGAGAGGTCATGGATCCGCGACGGCGCGATGACGTCGAGCGCCCTTCTCGAGCTCGGCCTGGCGCAGGAGGCCAAGGAGTTTCTCCGCTGGTTCTCCGGTTTCGTCGATCGCGACGGGCGCGTGCCTTGCTGCGTCGATGCGCGCGGCGCCGACCCTGTTGCGGAGAACGACAGCTACGGCGAATTCATCTGGGGTGTGGCCGAAGTCTGGCGCTTTACGCGCGACCGCGCTTTCGTGCAGGACCTGTGGCCACGCGTCAAGGCGGCTGCCGGCTACATGAACCGGCTGCGCGCGACGCGAATGACCGAGGCCTACCGCAGCGGCGATCGCCACGCGATGTACGGCCTGCTTCCGGAATCGATCAGCCACGAAGGCTACAGCGCGAGGCCGGTGCACTCGTACTGGGACCAGGCCTTCGCACTGCGCGGATTTACCGATGCCGCAATGCTTGCCGGCGTCGTCGGTGACAACGAGACCGAGGCGGCGCTGGCGGCCGATCGCGACGAGTTCGAGAAAGACTGGAGCGCCTCGATTCGCGCGGTGATCGAGGCGCACCACATGGACGTCGCGCCGGCATCGGTGGAGCTGGCCGACTTCGATCCGACGTCCACCGCGGTCAGTTTCCTGCTCGGCAGCGACCACGTCTATCCCCGCGACGTCCTCGAGCGCTCGTGGGAGAAGTACGCACGCGAACTCGGCGCACGTCGCGACGCGCATTCGCCGGGAGTCGGCTATACCGGCTACGAGCTGCGGAACGCGATCGCGCTGATGCTGGTCGGGCGCAAGTCCGATGCCCTTGCGCTGCTTGGATGGATGGTCTCCGACCAGAGGCCGCCGGCGTGGCACCAGTGGCCCGAGATCTCGTGGACGGTTCCTACCGAGCCTCAGTTCCTCGGCGACCTGCCGCACACGTGGATCGGCTCGACGTACGTGCACGCGCTGCGAAGCCTCATGGTGATGGAGCGCGACGAGGAAGCGGGAGCGCGGCGGCAGCCGCCTTCTCTGCTCATCGGAGCGGGCATTCCTCTTTCCTGGCTGGACGGAGGCGAGACCGTTCGCGGCCGCGACCTGCCGACCTGGTTCGGACCCGTTTCGGTTTCGTGGAGCCGCGACCAGGGCGCGACCGCAGCAGCGGAGCGCCCGGTGCGAATCGACATCGCTTCGGGGGGTGGGCTGCCTGGTTCGTCCGCTGCGCACGGGAGCGGGCGGCGGTTCGAGGTTCCCGAAGGTGGCATCGAGGTGGCCGCGCCGTTTGGCGCAGATGTGGATACGGTAACGGTCGACGGCGTCGTCGATCGGCTCGAAAAAGGTGCCGTGCGGGTGCGCCGGCTACCGGCCACCGTAGTCTTCCAGTATAAGCCGCCACTGGAGAAACCATGGTGA
- a CDS encoding glycosyl transferase — translation MSEAEPSKIESEVEPSKVQSEVEPSRMENEAGPSGTEREVESSKMAREADDGPETTGSPQPTDETGTPGVWVDAKAPDFARLHDAAPHVRVLSNGSFWSIVSSAGSGTSQCGWFAVTRWAADRICDEEGVLVYLRDLDSGETWSLGATPMGTAGGSMQARTSPGSVTLGRRHAGIDASCEIFVAADADAEVRRIVLRTRAAASRRIEVTVCAEIVDGHRGGDDGHPAFSKLFVETGFDPASGVVTARRRPRSADEKPLWAAATLAGEGELQLETDRCRFFGRARARRCPAGLADSSPLSGSTGSVLDPVFALRRTVTVAPGADAAVTWILAAGSDRDPVVGAVTKLSAEAATGVKEAAKAAAALEKARRKRCAISSEHAELAQELAGAMFFAHPALRMPPSQANAAGAAASPLGKLGIPGDSLLVVAPLRHSDLPRAHTVLRMCRYQADLGLPLSLVLLCEEEQCRDGSCPFRAETAQGPLRLVASSATELGDDAVAALRAQAHWLVAAELPELADANAVAAPPRARARAPKHDPTPPTREKLQFDNGYGGFSSDGHEYVVRVGPASLCAPGEGPVPPMPWCNIVSNQRFGFLATETGAGYTWAGNSRQNKLTPWSNDPVLDPFGEALYLRDNANGRYWSPQPGPVPSGAWCEVRHGLGWSRWLQRSEAIEQEVVVFVAGEDPVKIVRVRLANRGTRERDLSLYWYARLVLGVQPIESSRLVATSFDEARNVFLANNPLSEDHRGAVAFAAVLQAPGGSAPASFTMDRASFLGRGETMQAPRAVADGGTLDGATGGDPCFALQVPLTLPPRGEVEVVLAFGQGTDSDAALALVEKLRRTPAVEEALEATRASWRDLAGAVQIQTPSRSFDLLMNGWLLYQVLSCRMDARSAYYQAGGAYGFRDQLQDSAALLYARPDLTRAQILLHAAHQFVEGDVLHWWHPPAARGTRTRFSDDLLWLPFLVTTYIGTTGDESVLDEKAPFVKARLLEPGEDETYLLADRSSETASIYEHCCRALDRSLTHGAHGLPLMGTGDWNDGMNRVGRRGQGESVWMAFFLVSILDRFVPMVEKRADWERLRRYRQYRQSLDAPIATTAWDGAWYNRAYYDDGQVLGSHTNEECSIDAIAQSWAVLSGAAPPDRAAQAMQSLRDKLVDEKAGIIRLLWPPFDHCSHDPGYIKGYVPGIRENGGQYTHAAVWAVRALAKLGDRELAMKYFEMVSPVTHARDREATDVYKTEPYVIAADIYGVDPHLGRGGWTWYTGSAAWMYRTGIESLLGLTIEEGRLLRIRPCIPDSWPGFRIKYRLPDRRTTYDIEVDNPSRRSASVVSAMMGSVAVPVDKAGARIVLRRDGKLHKIKVILG, via the coding sequence GTGAGCGAAGCCGAGCCATCCAAAATAGAAAGCGAAGTCGAGCCGTCCAAAGTACAAAGCGAAGTCGAGCCGTCCAGGATGGAAAACGAAGCCGGGCCATCCGGGACAGAAAGAGAAGTCGAATCGTCGAAGATGGCAAGAGAAGCCGACGACGGACCCGAGACGACGGGTTCGCCGCAGCCGACCGACGAAACGGGCACGCCCGGTGTGTGGGTCGATGCCAAGGCTCCCGACTTCGCGCGCCTTCACGATGCGGCTCCGCACGTGCGCGTGCTGTCGAACGGCAGCTTCTGGAGCATCGTCAGCTCGGCGGGTTCGGGAACTTCGCAGTGCGGCTGGTTTGCCGTCACGCGCTGGGCCGCCGACCGCATCTGCGACGAAGAAGGTGTTCTCGTCTACCTGCGCGACTTGGATTCGGGCGAAACCTGGTCTCTCGGAGCGACGCCGATGGGCACGGCCGGCGGATCGATGCAGGCCCGTACCTCGCCGGGATCGGTGACGCTCGGACGGCGCCACGCGGGCATCGATGCGAGCTGCGAGATTTTCGTCGCCGCCGATGCCGATGCCGAGGTGCGCCGCATCGTGCTTCGCACGCGCGCTGCTGCCTCGCGGCGCATCGAAGTGACGGTGTGTGCCGAGATCGTCGACGGACATCGCGGCGGCGACGACGGGCATCCGGCGTTCTCGAAGCTCTTCGTCGAGACGGGCTTCGATCCGGCTTCGGGCGTGGTGACGGCGCGGCGCCGCCCGAGAAGCGCCGACGAAAAACCGCTGTGGGCCGCTGCCACCCTGGCCGGCGAAGGCGAGCTCCAGCTGGAGACCGATCGCTGCAGGTTTTTCGGCCGCGCCCGCGCCCGCCGCTGCCCCGCCGGGCTCGCCGACTCGTCGCCGCTTTCCGGCTCGACCGGGAGCGTGCTCGATCCGGTCTTCGCACTTCGCCGCACCGTCACCGTCGCGCCGGGCGCCGACGCGGCCGTCACGTGGATTCTCGCGGCCGGCAGCGATCGCGATCCTGTCGTCGGTGCAGTTACGAAGCTTTCGGCTGAAGCAGCCACGGGTGTGAAAGAGGCCGCGAAAGCTGCGGCCGCGCTCGAGAAAGCCCGCCGCAAACGTTGCGCGATCTCCAGTGAGCACGCCGAGTTGGCGCAGGAGCTGGCGGGCGCGATGTTTTTTGCCCATCCGGCACTTCGAATGCCGCCTTCGCAGGCCAATGCGGCCGGTGCAGCCGCCAGTCCGCTCGGCAAGCTCGGCATTCCCGGCGATTCGCTTCTCGTGGTCGCTCCGCTGCGGCATTCGGATCTGCCGCGAGCGCACACCGTGCTGCGAATGTGCCGCTACCAGGCCGACCTCGGCCTGCCGCTTTCTCTCGTGCTGCTCTGCGAAGAAGAACAGTGCCGGGACGGAAGCTGTCCGTTTCGCGCCGAAACGGCGCAGGGCCCGCTTCGCCTGGTCGCCTCTTCGGCCACCGAGCTCGGAGACGATGCCGTCGCGGCGCTGCGCGCGCAGGCCCACTGGCTCGTCGCTGCGGAGCTTCCGGAGCTGGCCGATGCGAATGCCGTCGCTGCGCCGCCCCGCGCTCGCGCCCGCGCACCGAAGCACGACCCGACGCCGCCGACCCGCGAGAAGCTGCAGTTCGACAACGGCTACGGCGGATTCTCGAGCGACGGCCACGAATACGTGGTGCGCGTCGGACCGGCCTCGTTGTGTGCTCCCGGCGAAGGGCCCGTACCGCCGATGCCGTGGTGCAACATCGTCTCGAACCAGCGCTTCGGGTTCCTCGCGACCGAGACCGGCGCCGGCTATACGTGGGCCGGCAACAGCCGCCAGAACAAGCTGACGCCGTGGAGCAACGACCCCGTACTCGATCCGTTCGGCGAGGCGCTCTACCTGCGCGACAACGCGAACGGTCGCTACTGGTCGCCGCAGCCCGGGCCCGTACCGTCGGGCGCGTGGTGCGAAGTTCGTCACGGCCTGGGCTGGTCGCGCTGGCTGCAGCGCTCCGAAGCCATCGAGCAGGAAGTCGTGGTTTTCGTCGCCGGCGAAGATCCGGTCAAGATCGTGCGCGTGCGCCTGGCCAACCGCGGAACCCGCGAGCGTGACCTGTCGCTGTACTGGTACGCACGGCTCGTGCTCGGCGTGCAGCCGATCGAATCGTCGCGCTTGGTTGCGACGTCGTTCGACGAGGCCCGCAACGTGTTTCTCGCGAACAATCCGCTGAGCGAGGATCATCGCGGCGCCGTCGCGTTCGCGGCGGTGCTGCAGGCGCCCGGCGGATCGGCGCCGGCGTCGTTCACGATGGATCGCGCATCGTTCCTCGGTCGCGGAGAGACCATGCAGGCTCCGCGCGCCGTCGCGGACGGCGGAACACTCGACGGCGCGACCGGCGGTGATCCGTGTTTCGCGCTGCAGGTGCCGCTCACGCTGCCGCCGCGCGGAGAAGTCGAGGTCGTGCTGGCGTTCGGACAAGGCACCGACAGCGATGCTGCGCTGGCTCTCGTCGAGAAGCTTCGCCGGACGCCGGCAGTCGAAGAGGCGCTGGAGGCCACGCGCGCATCGTGGCGAGACCTCGCCGGCGCCGTTCAGATCCAGACTCCGTCACGGTCTTTCGACCTCCTGATGAACGGCTGGCTGCTGTACCAGGTGTTGAGCTGCCGGATGGACGCACGCTCGGCGTACTACCAGGCCGGAGGAGCCTACGGCTTTCGCGACCAGCTCCAGGACTCGGCTGCGCTGCTTTACGCGCGACCCGACCTGACCCGCGCCCAGATCCTGCTGCACGCAGCCCACCAGTTCGTCGAGGGAGACGTGCTGCACTGGTGGCATCCGCCCGCCGCTCGCGGCACGCGCACGCGTTTTTCCGACGACCTGCTGTGGCTCCCGTTCCTGGTGACGACCTACATCGGAACCACCGGGGACGAGAGCGTGCTCGACGAGAAGGCACCATTCGTCAAGGCGCGGCTCCTGGAACCGGGCGAGGACGAGACTTACTTGTTGGCAGATCGAAGCAGTGAAACCGCCAGCATCTACGAGCATTGCTGCCGCGCGCTCGACCGCTCGCTGACGCACGGTGCGCACGGTCTTCCGCTGATGGGCACCGGCGACTGGAACGACGGAATGAACCGCGTCGGCCGCCGCGGCCAGGGCGAGAGCGTGTGGATGGCGTTCTTTCTCGTCAGCATCCTCGACCGCTTCGTTCCGATGGTCGAGAAGCGCGCCGACTGGGAAAGATTGCGGCGCTACCGCCAGTATCGCCAGTCGCTGGATGCCCCGATCGCAACGACAGCGTGGGACGGCGCGTGGTACAACCGCGCGTACTACGACGACGGCCAGGTGCTCGGCTCCCACACCAACGAGGAGTGCTCGATCGACGCGATCGCCCAATCCTGGGCCGTGTTGTCGGGTGCGGCGCCGCCGGACCGCGCCGCGCAGGCCATGCAGTCGCTTCGGGACAAGCTCGTCGACGAGAAAGCGGGAATCATCCGCCTGCTGTGGCCTCCGTTCGACCATTGCAGTCACGACCCCGGCTACATCAAAGGCTACGTACCGGGCATCCGCGAGAACGGCGGCCAGTATACGCACGCCGCCGTCTGGGCGGTCCGGGCGCTCGCGAAGCTGGGCGACCGCGAGCTGGCGATGAAGTACTTCGAGATGGTCTCGCCCGTCACTCACGCGCGCGACCGGGAGGCGACCGACGTCTACAAGACCGAGCCGTACGTGATCGCCGCCGACATTTACGGCGTCGATCCCCATCTCGGCCGCGGCGGATGGACCTGGTACACCGGGTCGGCTGCGTGGATGTATCGCACGGGCATCGAGTCGCTGCTCGGACTGACGATCGAGGAAGGCCGCCTGCTGCGCATCCGGCCCTGCATTCCCGATTCCTGGCCCGGCTTCCGCATCAAGTACCGCCTGCCCGACCGGCGCACGACGTACGACATCGAAGTCGACAATCCGTCGCGCCGCTCGGCGTCGGTGGTGTCGGCGATGATGGGGAGCGTTGCGGTTCCCGTCGACAAGGCCGGCGCGCGCATCGTGCTTCGACGCGACGGCAAGCTGCACAAGATCAAGGTCATCCTCGGGTGA